Proteins encoded by one window of Misgurnus anguillicaudatus chromosome 4, ASM2758022v2, whole genome shotgun sequence:
- the chst3b gene encoding carbohydrate sulfotransferase 3b isoform X1, which translates to MRVKYTISVIFIVALVIIEKENNLISKVSDKLSPKLTPLMLPGEPVSASQGHDGSAVSNLTHTEIPPYGHTKRRVENFTESFKERSSPASTAGGRKHILLLATTRTGSSFVGEFFNQQGSNMFYLFEPLWHVERMLTVETGGTNATVAGPAYRDVLRQLFLCDFSLLENFIEPPPREHVTASLFRRESSQSLCEDPVCTPFVKKVFERYHCRTRRCGPLNLTLASRSCMQKQHRTIKSVRVRQLETLRPLAEDPRLDMKFIQLVRDPRAVLASRMVAFSKKYENWKRWATDGDVPVDDNEVRKLKGNCDNIRMSAEIGLRQPPWLRGRYMLVRYEDIARFPMSKAADMYNFTGIQFSTKVEDWILKNTRASREVSGVYSTQKNSSEQVEKWRFSIPFKLVQLVEKVCGPTMTLFGYRFAENKEMLTDKSISLIEEKTFL; encoded by the exons ATGCGTGTTAAATACACCATTTCTGTCATCTTTATTGTGGCTCTGGTCATTATAGAAAAAGAAAACAACCTCATTTCCAA GGTGTCTGATAAGCTGAGCCCAAAGCTGACCCCTCTAATGTTGCCCGGAGAACCTGTCTCGGCCTCTCAGGGACACGATGGATCTGCTGTATCTAACCTAACCCATACTGAAATCCCTCCCTACGGACACACGAAGCGGCGCGTGGAGAACTTCACAGAATCCTTCAAAGAGAGATCATCACCTGCGTCTACTGCAGGTGGAAGGAAACACATCCTTCTGTTGGCTACGACTCGTACAGGCTCCTCGTTTGTGGGTGAATTCTTTAACCAGCAGGGGTCAAATATGTTTTACCTGTTTGAGCCACTGTGGCACGTGGAGCGCATGTTAACGGTGGAGACCGGTGGGACAAACGCCACGGTGGCGGGCCCGGCGTATCGAGATGTTCTGCGCCAACTGTTCCTTTGTGACTTCTCTCTGCTGGAGAACTTCATCGAGCCCCCTCCTCGAGAGCACGTCACCGCCTCCCTCTTCCGCCGGGAATCAAGCCAATCGCTGTGCGAAGATCCGGTCTGCACACCGTTTGTGAAAAAAGTATTTGAACGCTACCACTGTCGCACGCGGCGCTGCGGACCGCTCAACTTGACCCTCGCCTCTCGCTCGTGCATGCAGAAGCAGCATCGCACGATTAAGTCTGTCCGGGTGCGTCAGTTGGAAACTCTGCGCCCGTTGGCCGAGGACCCGCGACTAGACATGAAGTTTATCCAGCTGGTCCGAGACCCTCGGGCCGTGCTCGCCTCACGTATGGTCGCCTTTTCCAAAAAGTACGAGAACTGGAAGAGGTGGGCCACGGACGGAGACGTTCCAGTAGACGACAATGAAGTGAGAAAACTGAAAGGAAATTGCGATAACATTCGCATGTCCGCTGAAATCGGACTGAGACAGCCACCGTGGCTCCGAGGCCGCTACATGCTAGTACGCTACGAGGACATAGCACGATTTCCCATGAGCAAAGCCGCAGACATGTACAATTTCACAGGGATTCAGTTTAGCACAAAGGTTGAAGATTGGATCTTGAAAAACACTCGAGCATCTAGGGAGGTGAGTGGGGTTTACTCTACTCAGAAAAACTCCTCTGAACAGGTGGAAAAATGGAGGTTTAGCATTCCCTTCAAACTGGTCCAGTTGGTGGAGAAAGTCTGCGGCCCTACAATGACTCTGTTTGGCTACAGGTTTGCAGAAAACAAAGAGATGTTGACTGATAAATCAATAAGTTTGATTGAAGAGAAAACATTCTTATGA
- the chst3b gene encoding carbohydrate sulfotransferase 3b isoform X2, with protein MTGEVYKSTNTFLLRVSDKLSPKLTPLMLPGEPVSASQGHDGSAVSNLTHTEIPPYGHTKRRVENFTESFKERSSPASTAGGRKHILLLATTRTGSSFVGEFFNQQGSNMFYLFEPLWHVERMLTVETGGTNATVAGPAYRDVLRQLFLCDFSLLENFIEPPPREHVTASLFRRESSQSLCEDPVCTPFVKKVFERYHCRTRRCGPLNLTLASRSCMQKQHRTIKSVRVRQLETLRPLAEDPRLDMKFIQLVRDPRAVLASRMVAFSKKYENWKRWATDGDVPVDDNEVRKLKGNCDNIRMSAEIGLRQPPWLRGRYMLVRYEDIARFPMSKAADMYNFTGIQFSTKVEDWILKNTRASREVSGVYSTQKNSSEQVEKWRFSIPFKLVQLVEKVCGPTMTLFGYRFAENKEMLTDKSISLIEEKTFL; from the exons ATGACTGGGGAAGTATACAAATCTACGAATACATTTCTTCTAAG GGTGTCTGATAAGCTGAGCCCAAAGCTGACCCCTCTAATGTTGCCCGGAGAACCTGTCTCGGCCTCTCAGGGACACGATGGATCTGCTGTATCTAACCTAACCCATACTGAAATCCCTCCCTACGGACACACGAAGCGGCGCGTGGAGAACTTCACAGAATCCTTCAAAGAGAGATCATCACCTGCGTCTACTGCAGGTGGAAGGAAACACATCCTTCTGTTGGCTACGACTCGTACAGGCTCCTCGTTTGTGGGTGAATTCTTTAACCAGCAGGGGTCAAATATGTTTTACCTGTTTGAGCCACTGTGGCACGTGGAGCGCATGTTAACGGTGGAGACCGGTGGGACAAACGCCACGGTGGCGGGCCCGGCGTATCGAGATGTTCTGCGCCAACTGTTCCTTTGTGACTTCTCTCTGCTGGAGAACTTCATCGAGCCCCCTCCTCGAGAGCACGTCACCGCCTCCCTCTTCCGCCGGGAATCAAGCCAATCGCTGTGCGAAGATCCGGTCTGCACACCGTTTGTGAAAAAAGTATTTGAACGCTACCACTGTCGCACGCGGCGCTGCGGACCGCTCAACTTGACCCTCGCCTCTCGCTCGTGCATGCAGAAGCAGCATCGCACGATTAAGTCTGTCCGGGTGCGTCAGTTGGAAACTCTGCGCCCGTTGGCCGAGGACCCGCGACTAGACATGAAGTTTATCCAGCTGGTCCGAGACCCTCGGGCCGTGCTCGCCTCACGTATGGTCGCCTTTTCCAAAAAGTACGAGAACTGGAAGAGGTGGGCCACGGACGGAGACGTTCCAGTAGACGACAATGAAGTGAGAAAACTGAAAGGAAATTGCGATAACATTCGCATGTCCGCTGAAATCGGACTGAGACAGCCACCGTGGCTCCGAGGCCGCTACATGCTAGTACGCTACGAGGACATAGCACGATTTCCCATGAGCAAAGCCGCAGACATGTACAATTTCACAGGGATTCAGTTTAGCACAAAGGTTGAAGATTGGATCTTGAAAAACACTCGAGCATCTAGGGAGGTGAGTGGGGTTTACTCTACTCAGAAAAACTCCTCTGAACAGGTGGAAAAATGGAGGTTTAGCATTCCCTTCAAACTGGTCCAGTTGGTGGAGAAAGTCTGCGGCCCTACAATGACTCTGTTTGGCTACAGGTTTGCAGAAAACAAAGAGATGTTGACTGATAAATCAATAAGTTTGATTGAAGAGAAAACATTCTTATGA